In Acidiphilium acidophilum, one genomic interval encodes:
- a CDS encoding PAAR domain-containing protein — MAEEKPAARVTDMHTCPASDGPIPHVGGPVIMGSANVFIGGLPAARFGDAVTCLGPTDTIAMGSQTVLINGMPAARMGDQTSHGGVIVGGLPSVLIGTAPGATGAGGDGEAGRQVDAAAAKARLNAIAKAVNPSNGQDNCGNIIDAVVARLRGTNPNAVAKNTLDGTFPQIETRFKTKFRKIGSLADAYQHLQKAGPGSIGLIGIIYPGGSGSHVVTIANVGGTVGIVEGQNWSASEPAEAITNSAAAVSRYDPNGNDILVLAILPKSA, encoded by the coding sequence ATGGCCGAAGAGAAGCCCGCAGCGCGCGTAACCGACATGCACACTTGTCCTGCGAGTGACGGGCCAATACCTCACGTGGGCGGTCCGGTCATCATGGGATCCGCCAATGTGTTCATCGGTGGTTTACCGGCAGCGCGGTTTGGTGATGCGGTTACCTGCCTCGGACCAACGGATACGATCGCCATGGGGTCGCAAACGGTCCTTATCAATGGAATGCCTGCAGCCCGAATGGGCGATCAGACTTCCCATGGCGGTGTGATCGTCGGGGGATTACCGAGCGTCTTGATCGGCACGGCACCAGGAGCGACCGGGGCAGGGGGAGACGGAGAGGCAGGCCGTCAGGTTGACGCCGCGGCCGCCAAAGCCCGATTGAACGCAATCGCCAAGGCGGTAAATCCGTCAAACGGTCAGGATAACTGCGGCAATATTATCGATGCGGTCGTGGCGCGACTGCGGGGGACCAACCCGAACGCGGTCGCCAAGAACACGCTAGACGGAACATTTCCGCAGATTGAGACCCGATTTAAAACGAAATTCAGGAAGATTGGTTCACTGGCCGACGCCTATCAACATCTTCAGAAGGCAGGTCCCGGATCAATCGGCCTGATCGGAATTATATATCCTGGTGGTTCGGGATCGCATGTGGTGACGATAGCCAACGTTGGAGGTACAGTTGGCATTGTCGAAGGGCAAAATTGGTCGGCCAGTGAGCCTGCGGAAGCGATCACCAATAGCGCGGCGGCAGTGAGCAGGTACGATCCCAACGGCAATGATATCTTGGTTTTGGCAATACTTCCAAAATCCGCATAG
- a CDS encoding GtrA family protein, with translation MLVRFSPIDLVLSRLPERHRAAGGEFLRFGLVGAFGFCLDVAAVYALIPSLGLYGAGAVAYFIVASINWALNRFWTFGGRTHRAAHTQWLRFLAVNLFGFILNRGAYSLLLVAFVLPRHYPVLAVAAGAASGFLVNFLLSRRLVFV, from the coding sequence GTGCTCGTTCGTTTTTCGCCCATCGATCTCGTGTTGTCCCGCCTGCCGGAGCGCCATCGCGCCGCCGGGGGGGAGTTTCTGCGATTCGGCCTGGTCGGGGCGTTCGGGTTCTGCCTCGATGTGGCGGCAGTTTATGCGCTGATCCCAAGTCTCGGCCTGTACGGCGCGGGAGCGGTTGCATATTTTATCGTGGCGAGCATCAACTGGGCATTGAACCGGTTCTGGACCTTCGGGGGTCGTACGCACCGCGCGGCACACACGCAGTGGTTGCGATTTCTTGCAGTCAATCTGTTTGGATTCATACTCAACCGGGGCGCGTATTCCCTTTTGCTGGTGGCGTTCGTGTTGCCTCGGCATTACCCGGTTCTTGCAGTGGCGGCGGGCGCTGCATCAGGGTTCCTGGTTAATTTTCTGCTTTCACGGCGACTCGTTTTCGTCTAG
- a CDS encoding YrhB domain-containing protein: protein MQLIDREAAEAIANAKIAALSETHHLVLETSKTREYNFGWVFVYGTQAYIKSGDVMDMVPGAMPLVVERTGKSFLLPSSVPPERSIQSLEQTWRDEHRQ from the coding sequence ATGCAGTTGATCGATCGGGAGGCGGCGGAAGCTATAGCAAATGCAAAAATTGCGGCATTAAGTGAGACTCATCATCTTGTTCTCGAAACATCGAAGACCCGCGAGTATAATTTCGGATGGGTATTCGTTTACGGCACGCAGGCATATATCAAGTCAGGGGATGTCATGGACATGGTACCCGGCGCGATGCCTTTGGTAGTCGAGCGCACCGGAAAATCGTTCCTTCTGCCTTCATCGGTGCCCCCAGAGCGATCAATTCAGAGTCTTGAGCAGACATGGCGCGATGAGCATCGACAATAA
- a CDS encoding FAD binding domain-containing protein: protein MYEFTYHKATSLDDAVKTLGSDAEAKPLAGGMTFIPVLKQRLAKPSTVIDLAALGLTGIRREGDTIVIKAMTTHREVANSPEVAKTIPALAHLAGMIGDRQVRYRGTIGGSLANNDPSACYPAAALALGATIKTTRRSIPAADYFQGMFTTALDPDELITEVAFPIPQSAAYEKFPNPASRYAMVGVFVAKTAHGPRVAVTGAGNNGVFRHEAMEDALAKSFTPEALKDVSTDESTMNADIHASATYRAHLVGVMARRAVAACR from the coding sequence ATGTACGAGTTCACCTATCACAAAGCCACCAGCCTCGATGACGCGGTGAAAACCCTTGGCAGCGATGCCGAAGCCAAGCCCCTCGCTGGCGGTATGACGTTCATTCCCGTCCTCAAGCAACGCCTCGCCAAACCCTCCACCGTCATCGACCTTGCCGCTCTCGGCCTCACCGGTATTCGTCGTGAGGGCGACACCATCGTGATCAAGGCCATGACGACGCATCGCGAGGTCGCCAATTCCCCGGAAGTCGCCAAGACCATCCCGGCCCTCGCTCACCTCGCGGGCATGATCGGTGACCGGCAGGTTCGCTACCGCGGCACGATCGGCGGCTCGCTTGCCAATAACGACCCTTCCGCGTGCTACCCTGCCGCCGCACTCGCCTTGGGGGCAACCATCAAAACGACCAGACGCAGCATCCCTGCCGCCGACTATTTCCAGGGCATGTTCACCACCGCCCTCGACCCCGACGAACTCATCACCGAAGTCGCCTTCCCGATCCCGCAATCCGCCGCCTACGAAAAATTTCCCAATCCCGCATCGCGCTATGCCATGGTTGGCGTTTTTGTTGCTAAAACTGCGCACGGCCCGCGCGTCGCTGTCACCGGGGCCGGCAACAACGGTGTCTTCCGCCATGAAGCGATGGAAGATGCCTTGGCGAAATCCTTCACTCCGGAGGCTCTGAAAGACGTCTCGACCGACGAATCCACCATGAATGCCGACATCCACGCCAGCGCGACCTACCGCGCTCATCTGGTCGGTGTCATGGCGCGCCGGGCGGTGGCCGCTTGTCGGTGA
- a CDS encoding xanthine dehydrogenase family protein molybdopterin-binding subunit yields the protein MNDMTNPVIIKGGIGDSPKRTEDHRFLSGRGRYTDDINRPNQTHAVFKRSDVAHGILKSVDTSASRAMPGVIAVFTGEDIAKAGLGGVPCGWQLHSKDGSPMIEPPHPILAQGQVRYVGDAIAMVIAETAEQAKDAAEALVVDIETLPAVATIRAAVAEGAPLVHDDAKGNICFDWHIGDKAAVETAFATAHKIAKIDVVNNRLIPNPMEPRAAIGEYDQSSGEHTLYTTSQNPHVIRLLMGAFVLHIPEHKLRVVAPDVGGGFGAKIFHYIEEAAVTWAATQINRPVKWTCERGEAFITDAHGRDHVTHAELALAEDGKFLALRVNTMANMGAYLSTFAPSVPTYLSATLLAGVYTTPAIYGEVKAVFTNTVPVDAYRGAGRPETTFLLERLVDVAAGVMGMDRVAIRRRNFIPIDAYPYQTPVALMYDSGNHEATLARCMELADWPGFETRRAEAAKRGKLRGIGMSTYLEACGIAPSAVAGALGARAGLYEVANIRVHPTGSVTVFTGTHSHGQGHETTFAQLVADQLGIPFESVEVVHGDTSRIPFGMGTYGSRSLAVGGSAMVKAMDKIIAKGKKIAAHLMEASPDDIEFKDGKFTVAGTDKSKAFAEVAITAYVPHNYPIEEIEPGLDETAFYDPKNFTFPGGCHICEVEIDPETGVLHIVNFTAVDDIGRVINPMIVHGQVHGGVTQGIGQALLEHAIYDESGQLLSGSLMDYTMPRADNVVNFHVGTESTMCTHNPLGAKGVGEVGAIGSPPAVINAVVDALRDYGVTHVDMPATAQKIWSIIHAAPARMAAE from the coding sequence ATGAACGACATGACAAATCCGGTCATCATCAAGGGCGGCATCGGCGATTCCCCGAAACGCACCGAAGACCATCGTTTCCTCTCCGGCCGCGGCCGCTACACCGACGATATCAACCGCCCCAACCAGACGCACGCCGTGTTCAAACGCTCGGATGTCGCCCACGGCATCCTGAAATCGGTCGATACCTCAGCGTCCAGGGCCATGCCGGGCGTCATTGCCGTTTTCACCGGCGAGGACATCGCGAAAGCCGGGCTTGGTGGGGTTCCCTGCGGCTGGCAGTTGCACAGCAAGGACGGCTCGCCCATGATCGAGCCGCCCCACCCCATCCTCGCGCAGGGTCAGGTCCGCTACGTCGGCGACGCGATCGCCATGGTGATTGCCGAAACCGCCGAACAGGCGAAGGATGCCGCTGAAGCTCTCGTCGTCGATATCGAAACCCTCCCCGCCGTCGCGACCATTCGCGCAGCGGTCGCCGAAGGCGCGCCTCTCGTTCATGACGATGCCAAAGGCAATATCTGCTTCGACTGGCATATCGGCGACAAGGCTGCGGTCGAAACGGCCTTCGCCACCGCGCACAAGATCGCAAAGATCGACGTCGTCAATAATCGCCTGATCCCCAACCCGATGGAACCCCGCGCGGCCATCGGGGAATACGACCAGTCCTCGGGCGAACACACGCTCTACACGACCAGCCAGAACCCCCATGTGATCCGCCTCCTGATGGGAGCCTTCGTCCTGCATATCCCCGAGCACAAGCTGCGGGTGGTTGCGCCGGATGTCGGCGGCGGGTTCGGGGCCAAGATTTTCCACTACATCGAGGAAGCAGCGGTCACCTGGGCCGCGACACAAATCAACCGTCCGGTGAAATGGACCTGCGAACGCGGCGAGGCCTTCATTACCGATGCTCATGGCCGTGACCACGTCACCCATGCCGAACTCGCTCTTGCCGAAGATGGCAAATTCCTCGCACTGCGGGTGAACACCATGGCGAATATGGGGGCCTATCTCTCGACCTTCGCCCCCTCGGTTCCAACGTATCTTTCCGCGACTCTCCTCGCCGGCGTGTACACCACCCCGGCGATCTACGGTGAAGTCAAAGCCGTCTTCACCAACACCGTTCCGGTCGATGCTTATCGCGGCGCGGGGCGGCCCGAAACCACCTTCCTGCTCGAACGCCTTGTCGATGTCGCGGCGGGGGTAATGGGCATGGATAGGGTCGCGATCCGTCGCCGCAACTTCATTCCGATCGATGCCTATCCCTATCAGACCCCGGTTGCCCTGATGTACGACAGCGGCAACCACGAAGCGACGCTCGCGCGCTGCATGGAACTGGCCGACTGGCCCGGTTTCGAAACGCGCCGCGCAGAGGCCGCCAAACGCGGCAAACTTCGCGGCATCGGCATGTCGACCTATCTCGAAGCCTGCGGCATCGCCCCCTCCGCGGTCGCGGGTGCGCTCGGTGCCCGTGCCGGGCTTTACGAAGTCGCCAATATCCGGGTCCACCCCACCGGCTCGGTCACGGTGTTCACCGGGACTCACAGCCACGGTCAGGGCCACGAAACCACATTTGCCCAGCTGGTGGCGGACCAACTCGGCATTCCGTTTGAATCCGTCGAAGTGGTCCACGGCGATACCTCCAGAATACCCTTCGGCATGGGCACCTACGGCAGCCGCTCGCTCGCGGTTGGCGGTTCCGCCATGGTCAAGGCGATGGACAAGATCATCGCCAAAGGCAAAAAAATCGCCGCTCATCTTATGGAAGCATCACCGGACGACATTGAGTTCAAGGACGGTAAATTCACCGTCGCCGGCACCGATAAATCGAAAGCCTTCGCCGAGGTGGCGATCACCGCCTATGTTCCCCATAACTATCCGATCGAGGAGATCGAGCCCGGCCTCGACGAAACCGCCTTCTACGACCCGAAAAACTTTACCTTCCCTGGTGGCTGCCACATTTGCGAGGTCGAGATCGATCCGGAAACCGGCGTGCTTCACATCGTGAACTTCACCGCAGTCGATGATATCGGACGCGTCATCAACCCGATGATCGTCCACGGTCAGGTTCATGGCGGGGTTACCCAGGGCATCGGGCAGGCATTGCTTGAACACGCCATTTACGACGAGTCCGGCCAGCTCCTGTCCGGCTCGCTGATGGACTACACCATGCCGCGCGCCGACAATGTGGTGAACTTCCACGTCGGGACCGAATCCACCATGTGCACCCACAACCCGCTTGGGGCCAAAGGGGTGGGAGAAGTCGGCGCGATCGGCAGCCCGCCGGCCGTCATCAACGCGGTGGTCGACGCCTTGCGGGACTACGGTGTCACCCATGTGGACATGCCGGCCACCGCCCAGAAAATCTGGTCGATCATCCACGCCGCCCCGGCCCGCATGGCCGCCGAATAA
- a CDS encoding (2Fe-2S)-binding protein: MAQNNLSHVSLTVNGKPAHAEVESRTLLVELIRDHLHLTGTHVGCDTSQCGACVVSIDGKSVKSCTMLAVQAEGAHVTTIEGLAAADGTLHPMQEMFREHHGLQCGFCTPGMVMSGIDLVESHPEGLTEQQIREGLEGNICRCTGYHNIVKAIAAAWPLMHNKQLPQAAE; encoded by the coding sequence ATGGCCCAAAACAACCTCTCCCACGTCAGTCTTACGGTGAACGGCAAACCGGCGCATGCCGAGGTCGAATCCCGCACGTTGCTCGTCGAACTCATCCGCGATCATCTCCATCTCACCGGCACCCATGTCGGCTGCGACACCAGCCAGTGCGGGGCCTGCGTGGTTTCGATCGACGGTAAATCCGTGAAATCCTGCACCATGCTCGCGGTTCAGGCCGAGGGAGCGCATGTCACCACGATCGAGGGTCTCGCCGCCGCCGACGGTACCCTGCACCCGATGCAGGAAATGTTCCGCGAACATCACGGTCTGCAATGCGGCTTCTGCACCCCCGGCATGGTGATGAGCGGGATCGACCTCGTCGAGAGTCATCCCGAGGGGCTGACCGAGCAGCAGATCCGCGAAGGACTCGAGGGCAACATCTGCCGCTGCACCGGCTATCATAATATCGTCAAGGCGATCGCCGCCGCCTGGCCCCTGATGCACAACAAGCAACTGCCGCAAGCCGCCGAATAA
- a CDS encoding MBL fold metallo-hydrolase produces MPTPLICVTCGVQQEPTETPPSGCPICLDERQYVPASGQRWTSMAGLCQGHRNGFAAVEPGLLGIGTAPHFAIGQRPLLLRTSAGNILWDCNSLFDAATHEIIAALGGVAAIAISHPHFQGAMIEWAHAFDAPVYIHDADRAYVMRPDPAIRFWSGDKCALPGGVTLINVGGHFEGAAVLHWGEAAEGRGALLTADVISVAADPRQVSFLRSFPNYLPLGRRAIERIGAMLAEMPFERVYGGWWHSIVPAHAKSVLDLSILRYLDAIEGRYGSPATDPGRIPLPAES; encoded by the coding sequence ATGCCGACTCCGTTGATTTGCGTTACCTGCGGCGTCCAGCAAGAACCGACCGAGACACCACCCTCCGGGTGCCCGATCTGCCTCGATGAGCGGCAGTACGTCCCAGCCTCCGGGCAGCGCTGGACTTCGATGGCAGGGCTGTGCCAAGGGCACCGCAATGGATTCGCTGCGGTCGAGCCTGGCCTGCTCGGCATCGGCACCGCGCCGCATTTCGCGATCGGTCAACGTCCGCTCCTGCTCCGAACCAGCGCCGGAAATATTCTTTGGGATTGCAACAGCCTGTTCGACGCCGCGACGCACGAAATCATTGCCGCGCTCGGCGGTGTCGCGGCGATCGCCATTTCGCATCCGCATTTCCAAGGTGCGATGATCGAGTGGGCCCATGCATTCGACGCACCGGTCTATATCCACGACGCGGATCGGGCGTATGTGATGCGCCCCGACCCCGCGATCCGGTTCTGGTCGGGCGATAAATGCGCGCTCCCGGGTGGCGTGACGCTGATAAATGTCGGCGGCCATTTCGAAGGGGCCGCAGTCCTGCATTGGGGCGAGGCGGCTGAGGGGCGCGGCGCGTTGCTCACCGCGGACGTCATCAGCGTCGCCGCCGACCCGCGTCAGGTCAGTTTTCTGCGCAGCTTCCCGAATTATCTGCCGCTGGGTCGGCGCGCGATCGAGCGTATCGGGGCCATGCTCGCCGAGATGCCCTTTGAACGGGTCTATGGCGGCTGGTGGCATTCGATCGTGCCCGCCCACGCGAAATCGGTGCTCGACCTTTCGATCCTCCGCTATCTGGATGCGATTGAAGGACGGTACGGATCACCGGCAACCGACCCAGGCCGAATTCCGCTGCCTGCGGAGTCGTGA
- a CDS encoding peptidase domain-containing ABC transporter, translated as MKRPKLRLPAWLRASNNHPAPSEGLVSDIQFGFGRKLPVVLQTEAAECGLACLAMIAGYHGFETDLPNLRRRFSTSLKGASLARMIEIAGDLRLDSRPLRLEMQDLGHLRLPCILHWNFDHFVVLREVGRTHVLIHDPSRGVCKLSLAEVSKNFTGVALELSPAADFRPAEARQSASLRAISGNVKGLGSALARIMVLALALEVFAVVSPFYMQWVIDQVLVTGDRALLTQLGIGFLLVALFSAVITALRSWVVVYISTVLSVQWAANVFSHLLRLPLDWFEKRHVGDVVSRYSAVNNIQHTITTNLVSAILDGIMALVTLIVIALYSIKLTLIVLGLFIVYAIARLLLFIPLKRALEDRIVFTAKQQTQLLESIRGVQTLKLFNLQEQRTARYSNALVETANREVSVQRLSIAFNLLQHLLSGGQKVVIVWVGALMVINGHFTVGMLVAFITYAIQVTSRGDGLVNAIIELKMMRLYGERLADIVLHPPERHLESIYEGPAPDATIELRNVSYRYAEDDPWILRECSLKVEAGEALAIIGPSGVGKTTLAKLILGLLQPTEGVILFGGMDITKLGLKRFRSLVAAVMQDDQLFGGSIADNISLFAHDATSEGIEAAARLAGIHDEIAAMPMGYRSLVGDMGSSLSGGQKQRIVLARALFRNPRVLVLDEATSHLDVAREREVADAIAAMAITRIIIAHRPETIARADKIVALADGQAQIVPRDDYWRPAPAKTRSRRRAEPSCT; from the coding sequence ATGAAACGTCCGAAACTCCGCCTTCCGGCCTGGCTGCGCGCATCCAATAACCACCCCGCCCCCTCCGAGGGTCTGGTCTCCGACATTCAGTTCGGCTTCGGGCGGAAGCTGCCGGTCGTGCTCCAGACCGAAGCGGCGGAATGCGGCCTCGCCTGCCTTGCCATGATCGCGGGCTATCACGGGTTCGAGACCGACCTGCCCAACCTGCGTCGCCGGTTTTCCACCTCCCTCAAGGGCGCGTCCCTCGCCCGGATGATCGAAATCGCGGGCGATCTCCGGCTCGACAGCCGCCCCCTGCGCCTTGAAATGCAGGATCTCGGGCATCTCCGCCTGCCCTGTATTCTGCACTGGAATTTCGATCATTTCGTGGTGCTGCGCGAAGTCGGCCGCACCCATGTGCTGATCCACGACCCCTCGCGCGGGGTCTGCAAACTCTCCCTTGCCGAGGTTTCGAAAAACTTCACCGGCGTCGCCCTCGAACTGTCCCCCGCCGCCGATTTCCGCCCCGCCGAAGCCAGGCAATCCGCCTCGCTCCGTGCGATCAGCGGCAATGTGAAAGGCCTCGGTTCGGCGCTCGCGCGGATCATGGTGCTCGCGCTTGCGCTCGAAGTCTTTGCGGTGGTCAGCCCGTTCTATATGCAATGGGTGATCGATCAGGTGCTGGTCACCGGCGATCGCGCCTTGCTCACCCAACTCGGCATCGGCTTCCTGCTCGTCGCGCTGTTCTCGGCGGTGATCACCGCGCTGCGCTCCTGGGTCGTGGTTTATATCAGCACCGTGCTCAGCGTGCAGTGGGCGGCCAATGTGTTCAGCCACCTGCTCCGCCTGCCGCTCGACTGGTTCGAGAAGCGCCATGTCGGCGATGTCGTCTCGCGCTATAGCGCGGTCAACAACATCCAGCATACCATCACGACCAATCTGGTCTCCGCGATCCTCGATGGCATCATGGCGCTGGTCACCCTCATCGTGATCGCGCTTTACAGTATCAAGCTGACCCTCATCGTCCTCGGGCTGTTCATCGTCTACGCGATCGCGCGGCTGCTGCTGTTCATTCCGCTCAAACGCGCGCTCGAAGACCGGATCGTGTTCACCGCGAAGCAACAGACCCAGTTGCTTGAATCGATCCGCGGGGTGCAAACCCTCAAGCTGTTTAACCTCCAGGAACAGCGCACCGCCCGCTACTCCAACGCCTTGGTCGAAACCGCCAACCGGGAAGTGAGCGTCCAGCGCCTCTCGATCGCATTCAACCTGCTCCAGCATCTGCTGTCCGGGGGCCAGAAGGTCGTGATCGTCTGGGTCGGCGCCCTGATGGTGATCAACGGTCACTTCACCGTCGGCATGCTGGTCGCCTTCATCACCTACGCCATTCAGGTGACCAGCCGGGGCGACGGGCTGGTCAATGCGATCATCGAGTTGAAAATGATGCGCCTTTACGGCGAGCGTCTTGCCGACATCGTGCTTCATCCGCCCGAACGGCACCTCGAAAGCATCTACGAAGGCCCTGCGCCGGACGCCACGATCGAACTCCGTAACGTCAGCTACCGCTACGCCGAGGACGATCCCTGGATCCTGCGCGAGTGCTCGCTCAAGGTCGAAGCCGGCGAGGCCCTTGCGATCATCGGCCCCTCGGGCGTCGGCAAGACCACGCTGGCGAAACTCATCCTCGGCCTGCTGCAACCCACCGAGGGCGTCATCCTGTTCGGCGGCATGGACATCACCAAGCTCGGGCTGAAACGTTTCCGTTCCCTGGTTGCCGCCGTGATGCAGGACGATCAGTTGTTCGGCGGCTCGATCGCCGACAATATCAGCCTGTTCGCGCACGATGCCACGAGTGAAGGGATCGAGGCCGCCGCCCGTCTCGCTGGAATCCATGATGAAATCGCGGCCATGCCGATGGGTTATCGGTCCCTGGTGGGGGATATGGGATCGAGCCTGTCAGGCGGCCAGAAGCAGCGCATCGTGCTTGCCCGAGCCCTGTTCCGCAACCCGCGTGTGCTGGTGCTCGACGAAGCGACCAGTCATCTCGATGTGGCCCGCGAACGCGAGGTTGCCGATGCGATCGCGGCGATGGCGATCACCCGCATCATCATCGCCCATCGCCCGGAAACCATCGCCCGCGCCGACAAGATCGTGGCCCTCGCCGATGGGCAGGCCCAGATCGTGCCGCGGGACGACTACTGGCGCCCGGCACCGGCGAAAACCAGATCCCGCCGCCGCGCCGAACCCTCCTGCACCTGA
- a CDS encoding exopolysaccharide biosynthesis polyprenyl glycosylphosphotransferase produces the protein MYESRLAGMAAGSSHEIGAEYNRGVHRTVSWRWLGFSAALVGVDAAAALAAPKLAGLLIGTAPTLAAGTANWLAYAVITVAAMLLGGQYARAVARAPQDHAWPILRTLGSAHVIILLRFALLRQSPSVLPVDASIIWAGTAFGLAAGMIVALRFALGAWSRRAVVGAPSGATALVMTGHCDRDLRDRLDGLSGRRLGYMFAWGLPQAAGLRMIGDAESFVAMLRAGKIDDIMVFTRRSDDAIARRKIDALLASLADQPVRVRLAFDAVAEIGAGGVARGQSLRMVTVLDRPIGTWGAAFKRGFDLIGALVLLGVFAPLMAIIALLLRMSGPVLFRQRRIGRDGVAFTVLKFRTMRPVPTRATLQARRDDTRITRLGAVLRRLSLDELPQIFNVLQGEMSLVGPRPHAPNTIAGDFTFEQASAFYGVRHRVKPGLTGLAQVRGLRGPTAGVDMVAARVAADLEYIEHWSPWLDFVILLRTVPAVLGGENAF, from the coding sequence GTGTATGAGAGTCGACTTGCGGGAATGGCGGCAGGTTCGAGCCATGAAATCGGCGCTGAATACAATCGGGGCGTGCACCGGACCGTGTCATGGCGGTGGCTTGGGTTCAGCGCGGCGCTGGTCGGGGTCGATGCGGCAGCGGCGCTGGCGGCACCGAAACTGGCCGGGCTGCTGATCGGAACCGCGCCGACGCTGGCGGCGGGAACTGCCAACTGGCTCGCCTATGCCGTGATCACCGTGGCGGCGATGCTGTTGGGTGGCCAGTATGCCCGCGCCGTCGCACGCGCGCCACAGGATCATGCCTGGCCGATTTTGCGGACGCTGGGGTCAGCCCATGTCATCATTCTGTTACGCTTCGCGCTGCTGCGGCAATCGCCTTCGGTGCTGCCGGTTGATGCCTCGATCATCTGGGCGGGAACCGCCTTCGGGCTGGCGGCGGGAATGATCGTCGCGCTGCGGTTCGCCCTCGGCGCATGGTCGCGCCGCGCCGTGGTGGGGGCACCTTCAGGGGCCACCGCGCTGGTGATGACCGGGCACTGCGACCGGGATTTGCGGGACCGGCTGGACGGGTTGAGCGGGCGGCGGCTGGGGTACATGTTCGCCTGGGGCCTGCCGCAGGCAGCGGGGCTGCGCATGATCGGCGATGCCGAAAGTTTCGTCGCGATGCTCCGGGCTGGCAAGATTGACGATATCATGGTGTTCACCCGGCGGAGCGACGATGCGATCGCGCGACGCAAGATCGATGCATTGCTGGCGAGCCTCGCGGATCAGCCGGTGCGGGTGCGGCTGGCCTTCGACGCCGTTGCCGAAATCGGTGCGGGCGGCGTCGCACGGGGGCAGAGCCTGCGGATGGTCACGGTGCTGGATCGACCGATCGGCACCTGGGGTGCCGCGTTCAAACGCGGGTTCGACCTGATCGGTGCGCTGGTGCTGCTGGGAGTGTTCGCACCACTGATGGCGATCATTGCCCTTTTGCTGCGGATGAGCGGGCCGGTGCTGTTTCGCCAGCGGCGGATCGGGCGGGACGGGGTCGCCTTCACCGTGCTGAAGTTCCGCACCATGCGGCCGGTGCCCACGCGGGCCACGCTGCAGGCGCGGCGGGACGATACGCGGATCACCCGGCTCGGCGCGGTTTTGCGGCGGCTCTCGCTCGATGAACTTCCGCAGATATTCAACGTGCTGCAGGGCGAGATGTCGCTGGTCGGGCCGCGCCCGCATGCGCCGAACACGATCGCCGGGGATTTCACCTTCGAGCAGGCGAGCGCTTTCTATGGCGTGCGCCACCGGGTCAAGCCGGGCTTGACCGGGCTCGCTCAAGTGCGCGGACTTCGCGGCCCGACTGCAGGGGTCGACATGGTGGCGGCTCGGGTCGCTGCGGACCTCGAATATATCGAACACTGGTCCCCCTGGCTGGATTTCGTGATTCTGCTGCGGACGGTGCCGGCGGTGCTGGGGGGCGAAAATGCGTTCTGA